The DNA segment CGCAATGTTGTATGCAATTTGAAGCACTGCATTCGATTCACGAATGTGAACCTAAGTGTCCTGCGTGCGGAGGAACGGTTAAAAAGCTATTTTTATCCCCGCCCGCAGTGCACGG comes from the Candidatus Acidulodesulfobacterium acidiphilum genome and includes:
- a CDS encoding zinc ribbon domain-containing protein; this encodes MPTYDYKCTQCCMQFEALHSIHECEPKCPACGGTVKKLFLSPPAVHGYMEHGRELAMRSLRQEHGREIPD